In Candidatus Omnitrophota bacterium, one DNA window encodes the following:
- a CDS encoding response regulator: protein MVAASEERMARKKILLIDDEPSICKFTKLNLERDGAFEVTTACSGKEGLEKALTEPFDLVITDFRMPEMDGKAVLDALKAARPECPVVLFSIYHDDASAMTVDIRNKADGIISKPIDNAALLRTISEALSRKPRPQPPASSQSTPPRPGGSARRRVPG, encoded by the coding sequence ATGGTCGCCGCTTCAGAGGAACGCATGGCGAGGAAAAAAATTCTGCTGATCGATGACGAACCGTCGATCTGCAAGTTCACCAAGCTCAATCTCGAGCGGGACGGCGCCTTCGAGGTGACGACGGCTTGCTCAGGCAAAGAGGGATTGGAGAAAGCGCTCACCGAGCCCTTCGACCTCGTCATCACCGATTTTCGGATGCCGGAGATGGACGGCAAGGCGGTGTTAGATGCGCTGAAAGCGGCCAGGCCAGAGTGCCCAGTCGTCTTGTTTTCGATCTACCATGACGACGCCTCCGCCATGACCGTGGACATCCGCAACAAGGCCGACGGGATCATCAGCAAACCCATCGATAACGCCGCGCTGCTTCGGACGATCAGCGAGGCGCTCTCGAGGAAGCCGCGCCCGCAGCCGCCAGCGTCATCTCAATCGACGCCGCCTCGCCCTGGCGGATCTGCTCGGCGTAGGGTGCCGGGATGA
- a CDS encoding PAS domain S-box protein, whose translation MRPKPPAGIGQRPIRFSTAMLRTCGIIAVVEVAVMLLLSLAGLRASAWLSLADGVLLSLLSAPALYRWVIRPSRLREQTLRENEERFRLVVESVPSAILLVDHAGNITFANSQVARLFGYAPEELIGQSVELLVPERFRHTHPSYAKAFFAHAKPRVLGAGRILLARRKDGTEIPFEIGLNPMETPEGARVLAVLIDITDRKRNEAMLVENISELERFKHVTVDRENRMIELKREVNDLSQALGRPAPYDVSFEALKRSLPSSG comes from the coding sequence ATGCGTCCTAAGCCGCCGGCCGGCATCGGGCAGCGCCCGATCAGGTTTTCCACGGCGATGCTGCGCACGTGTGGCATCATCGCGGTTGTGGAAGTTGCGGTGATGCTGCTGCTATCGTTGGCGGGGCTGCGCGCGAGCGCGTGGCTCAGTCTCGCAGATGGGGTTCTGCTGAGCCTCTTGAGCGCGCCGGCGCTCTATCGCTGGGTGATCCGGCCGAGCCGCTTGAGGGAGCAGACGCTGCGGGAGAACGAGGAGCGCTTCCGCCTGGTCGTCGAATCGGTCCCCAGCGCCATCCTGCTGGTTGACCACGCAGGAAACATCACGTTCGCCAACTCGCAGGTGGCGCGCCTCTTCGGCTACGCGCCCGAGGAGCTCATCGGCCAGTCGGTCGAGCTCCTCGTGCCAGAGCGCTTCAGACACACGCACCCCAGCTACGCCAAGGCATTTTTTGCTCATGCGAAACCCCGCGTGCTGGGCGCCGGCCGCATTCTGCTTGCCCGACGGAAGGACGGGACAGAAATTCCCTTTGAGATCGGGCTCAACCCCATGGAGACTCCCGAGGGCGCGCGCGTCCTGGCCGTCCTCATCGACATCACCGATCGCAAGCGGAATGAAGCCATGCTCGTGGAGAACATCTCCGAACTGGAGCGATTCAAACATGTGACCGTTGACCGCGAGAACCGCATGATCGAGCTGAAACGCGAAGTGAATGACCTCTCCCAAGCACTCGGACGTCCAGCGCCGTACGATGTCAGCTTTGAAGCGCTGAAACGCTCGCTCCCATCATCCGGATGA
- a CDS encoding cellobiose phosphorylase, translated as MISYRLDRDSFVIEDYLRARPFASFLPGIAGVWGIPMWVFYVNRGQGIAGFGTQNKDHPIMEFLPANKAYRATPQQGFRTFVKLSAGRRQTVYEPFRASATGKDSATTQRMRIRRHELELEERHHGLNLETRVQYFTIPHEPFAALARVLTLTNRGRAPLALELLDGLPAIIPYGMQDYFLKNMSRTIEAWVRVDNVGRRAPFFRLKVEPHDRPEVVPIHAGNFYVACAHDGTRSRLLEPIVDPALIFGCHEDFTIPERFLDASFRAPAHQLVSEKTPCAMGYLKTALRPGESRTVASLFGHIQHLKRLNALLAAITSPDFFLRKRQENQQLIDQITQPIATASGLPAFDLYCRQTFLDNVMRGGAPAALGGKTLYVFGRKHGDLERDYNQFVVPATPFSQGNANYRDVNQNRRTDAWFYPQVGESTLIAMFNLLQADGFNPLIYKGLRFLAPAEELHRYPALGKILSKPFTPGELLDHISRCDVKLSEPPEQFLPRIIARARAVEDAEHGEGFWTDHWTYNLDLLESYLALYPDRLRALLLEERVFTFYDNTHVVLPRAKKYVLAKGVARQFHAVRLDPEKHALVHGRTEDPHRMRAEHGRGPVYTTTLAVKMLAVIANKLASLDPSGLGIEMEADKPNWYDALNGLPGLFGSSLCETFELKRWMQCLSQALAARHPPLSASIAVPEELAAFISQLEQALAQPQAQYWEASASAKEAYREQIRLGWSGQEDAFAIDRLLRFLQAGIGNVSRGIAKSSAAAGGLPLSYFTHEALAYAESTGPHPAITLKRRRSRALPLFLEGLVHALRQEPRPAKARALYRAARKSPLYDARLKMYRVCELLTKEPEDIGRCRVFSPGWLEHASIWLHMEYKFLLELLRCGLHEEFYEEFFNALIPFQPPARYGRSILENSSFLVSSAHADASLHGAGFVARLSGATAEFLQMWLWMMVGRAPFQMNPAFSGKGGVNSRGQLELRFAPILHGKLFDQAGRLSFTFLGATRVTYRNPWHRSTFGAKAVQPSAAQLTLRDGRQVDIPGGIIPAPYAEQIRQGEAASIEMTLAAAGAASSRAPR; from the coding sequence ATGATCTCGTATCGGCTCGACCGCGACAGCTTCGTCATTGAGGACTACCTCCGGGCTCGCCCGTTTGCCAGCTTCTTGCCGGGCATCGCCGGCGTGTGGGGCATCCCGATGTGGGTGTTCTATGTCAACCGCGGCCAGGGGATCGCCGGCTTCGGCACCCAGAACAAAGATCACCCCATCATGGAATTCCTGCCGGCGAATAAGGCGTACCGCGCTACGCCGCAGCAGGGATTCCGCACGTTCGTGAAGCTCTCCGCGGGCCGTCGGCAGACGGTCTATGAGCCGTTTCGCGCCTCGGCCACCGGCAAGGACAGTGCCACCACCCAGCGCATGCGCATCCGCAGGCACGAACTAGAGCTCGAGGAGCGGCATCACGGGCTCAACCTCGAGACGCGCGTGCAGTACTTCACCATTCCCCACGAGCCGTTTGCCGCGCTCGCCCGCGTGCTCACGCTCACCAACCGCGGACGCGCGCCGCTTGCCCTGGAGCTGCTGGATGGATTGCCGGCCATCATCCCCTACGGCATGCAGGACTATTTTTTGAAGAACATGAGCCGGACGATCGAGGCGTGGGTGCGCGTCGATAATGTGGGCCGCCGGGCCCCGTTCTTTCGGCTGAAAGTGGAGCCCCATGACCGGCCGGAAGTCGTGCCCATCCACGCGGGCAACTTCTACGTCGCGTGCGCGCACGACGGAACGCGCTCGCGGCTGCTTGAGCCCATCGTGGATCCAGCGCTGATCTTCGGATGCCACGAAGATTTCACGATCCCTGAGCGATTTCTTGACGCATCCTTCCGCGCGCCGGCGCATCAGCTCGTCTCGGAAAAAACGCCATGCGCCATGGGCTATCTGAAGACCGCGCTGCGTCCCGGCGAATCCCGAACGGTCGCGTCGCTCTTCGGCCACATCCAGCACCTGAAGCGCCTCAACGCCCTGCTGGCAGCGATCACCTCGCCGGACTTTTTCCTGCGCAAGCGCCAGGAGAACCAGCAGTTGATTGACCAGATCACCCAGCCCATCGCCACCGCCAGCGGCCTGCCGGCGTTTGACCTGTATTGCCGCCAAACATTTCTGGATAACGTAATGCGCGGCGGGGCCCCGGCCGCTCTCGGCGGGAAAACGCTCTACGTCTTTGGCCGCAAGCACGGCGATCTTGAGCGCGATTACAACCAGTTCGTCGTGCCGGCGACCCCGTTTTCCCAGGGCAACGCCAACTATCGCGACGTCAATCAGAACCGGCGAACCGACGCCTGGTTCTACCCCCAAGTCGGCGAGAGCACCCTCATCGCCATGTTCAACTTGCTGCAGGCGGATGGGTTTAATCCGCTCATCTATAAGGGCCTGCGCTTCCTCGCCCCGGCCGAAGAGCTGCATCGGTATCCAGCGCTTGGGAAGATCCTCTCCAAACCGTTCACCCCTGGGGAGCTGCTGGACCACATCAGCCGCTGCGACGTGAAACTCTCCGAGCCGCCTGAGCAGTTCCTCCCCCGGATCATCGCCAGGGCCCGGGCGGTGGAAGACGCCGAGCACGGCGAGGGATTCTGGACCGACCACTGGACGTACAACCTCGATCTGCTGGAAAGTTATCTGGCCCTCTACCCCGACCGGCTGCGCGCACTCTTGCTGGAGGAGCGCGTCTTCACGTTCTATGACAACACGCACGTCGTGCTGCCGCGCGCAAAAAAGTACGTCCTCGCCAAAGGCGTCGCGCGCCAATTCCATGCGGTGCGCCTGGATCCGGAAAAGCATGCGCTGGTGCATGGCAGAACCGAGGACCCGCACCGGATGCGCGCCGAGCACGGCCGCGGGCCGGTCTACACGACGACGCTGGCGGTGAAGATGCTGGCGGTCATCGCCAATAAGCTGGCCTCGCTCGATCCCTCCGGACTTGGCATCGAGATGGAGGCGGATAAGCCCAATTGGTATGACGCGCTCAACGGCCTGCCCGGCCTCTTCGGCTCATCGTTATGCGAAACGTTCGAGCTGAAGCGCTGGATGCAATGTCTTTCCCAGGCGTTGGCCGCGCGGCACCCTCCGCTCTCCGCCTCAATCGCCGTGCCGGAGGAGTTGGCCGCCTTCATCAGCCAGCTTGAGCAAGCCCTCGCCCAGCCGCAGGCGCAGTACTGGGAGGCAAGTGCCTCGGCGAAGGAAGCGTACCGCGAGCAGATCCGGCTCGGATGGTCGGGACAAGAAGACGCGTTCGCCATCGACCGGCTGCTGCGGTTCTTGCAGGCCGGCATCGGCAACGTCTCGCGCGGCATCGCTAAAAGCAGTGCTGCGGCAGGCGGGCTCCCTCTGAGCTACTTCACGCATGAAGCGCTCGCCTACGCCGAATCCACCGGGCCGCATCCGGCGATCACCCTAAAGCGCCGCCGCTCGCGCGCGCTGCCCCTCTTTCTTGAAGGCCTCGTCCATGCGCTGAGGCAGGAGCCGCGCCCAGCCAAGGCCCGGGCGCTGTACCGCGCAGCGCGCAAAAGCCCGCTGTACGACGCGCGGCTGAAGATGTACCGTGTCTGCGAGCTGCTCACCAAGGAGCCTGAAGACATCGGCCGCTGCCGCGTCTTTAGCCCTGGCTGGCTTGAGCATGCGTCGATCTGGCTGCACATGGAGTACAAATTTCTGCTTGAGCTGCTGCGCTGCGGGCTGCACGAGGAGTTCTACGAGGAGTTCTTCAACGCGCTGATTCCCTTCCAGCCCCCGGCGCGGTATGGGCGCAGCATCCTGGAAAACAGCTCATTCTTAGTCAGCAGCGCGCACGCCGATGCCTCGCTGCATGGGGCGGGGTTCGTGGCGCGCCTCTCCGGGGCCACGGCGGAGTTCTTGCAGATGTGGCTGTGGATGATGGTAGGGCGCGCCCCGTTTCAGATGAACCCCGCCTTTTCAGGAAAGGGCGGGGTGAACAGCCGGGGGCAGCTGGAGCTGCGATTCGCTCCTATCCTGCACGGCAAACTCTTCGATCAGGCCGGACGATTGTCGTTCACTTTTCTTGGCGCGACGCGCGTGACGTACCGCAATCCGTGGCACCGCTCAACGTTCGGAGCCAAGGCGGTGCAACCGAGCGCAGCACAGCTTACCCTGCGCGATGGGCGCCAAGTCGACATCCCCGGCGGCATCATCCCGGCACCCTACGCCGAGCAGATCCGCCAGGGCGAGGCGGCGTCGATTGAGATGACGCTGGCGGCTGCGGGCGCGGCTTCCTCGAGAGCGCCTCGCTGA
- a CDS encoding MerR family transcriptional regulator — translation MAQYQIGEIAKKVALTPKTIRYYEAIGLLPKASRTLSGYRAYDATTLDRLEFIRKTQHLGLRLREIRDVVQLLESRQCPCRAVEQLLRQRLKELDISRAELQGQIRRVRHALRQARRAHWLKHVRARSPRQQPPPTTPLGFFSPRFPPASDAS, via the coding sequence ATGGCGCAGTATCAGATTGGTGAAATCGCCAAGAAGGTGGCGCTTACTCCAAAAACCATTCGGTACTATGAAGCCATCGGCTTGCTGCCGAAAGCCTCCCGGACCCTCTCCGGCTATCGGGCGTATGACGCGACGACCCTCGACCGGCTCGAGTTTATCCGGAAAACCCAGCACCTTGGGCTGCGCTTGCGAGAGATTCGAGACGTGGTGCAGCTTTTGGAGAGCCGGCAATGCCCCTGCCGCGCGGTCGAGCAGTTGCTAAGGCAGCGGCTCAAGGAACTGGATATTTCGAGAGCTGAGCTCCAGGGCCAGATCCGCCGCGTCAGGCACGCGCTTCGGCAAGCCCGCCGTGCGCACTGGTTGAAACACGTGCGTGCTCGCTCGCCGCGCCAGCAACCGCCGCCCACCACACCGCTCGGGTTTTTTTCCCCACGTTTCCCGCCCGCCTCGGATGCGTCCTAA
- a CDS encoding GlsB/YeaQ/YmgE family stress response membrane protein, protein MEGWVWFLLIGLMAGWLAGLIMEGRGFGMLGDIVVGIIGAVFGAWLFRVIGLAAYGFVGSLVTALAGAIALLALIGVVKRA, encoded by the coding sequence ATGGAAGGATGGGTGTGGTTCTTGCTGATTGGGCTGATGGCCGGATGGCTCGCAGGCCTGATCATGGAAGGCCGCGGGTTCGGCATGCTGGGAGATATCGTGGTCGGGATCATCGGGGCAGTGTTCGGCGCGTGGCTTTTTCGCGTGATCGGACTTGCGGCCTATGGGTTCGTCGGCTCATTGGTCACCGCACTCGCCGGCGCGATCGCCCTGTTGGCCCTGATTGGCGTTGTCAAACGAGCCTGA
- a CDS encoding CHASE domain-containing protein, whose amino-acid sequence MRARHPASGGIALATATFGVLLTATWFAWRYTLHVRSALAAKRFEQRAAEITADLDQRLKLYVSLLQGVQGLYAASRSVERDEFVTYVNRVNQIAPYPGAVGIRFVERVPADAVDAFIQRVRTDTSVHAEGYPEFQIHPPGQREEYYVNTYLYPMNQGDSALGFDIRTEASRREACERARDSGELSATGRMIFSQDQGKPESSIRLVLPIYRNGVPHGTPEQRRAALQGFVTSVIHAQALVAEAVRIRALAPEWDVEIFDGALLDGEHRLYDVHPATEAARPIAGGLQRATTVGVGGRTWTLIFATPSRPELPRLEEFLPWMVLGIGALLSGLVSMLVHVLTTAKNRAAALAERMTANLRQTANALQAVVQASPVAILSMNAQGEVLTWNPAAERLFGWSEQEVVGKLVPIVPEGRQEDFRTVMQEELAGTGHALERPCLRKDGSLVEVSVLAAPLRNANGAIIGVLSLLTDITERKRSEEQLRQANVDLLKRERAVLNVLADLKNSHERLQMAQTQLIQAEKMSVVGRLASGIAHEVKNPLQVITQGVDYLQGELPSDDRRYAEAIHLIRDAVIRADRIVRELLSYSRPSRLQLSPVALHALVSKSLELLGRQAAVGNVQILIEVPETLPMVMLDDNQMQQVFINLIVNALHAMPAGGTLTIRAAERLLAADDPLTRLRLGEFQAGERVVVCEVQDTGIGIPEDALSKVFDPFFTTKPPEEGTGLGLSISRAIIEHHRGAIVLRSAPGQGTTVAMAFHI is encoded by the coding sequence ATGAGAGCCCGACATCCGGCGAGCGGAGGCATCGCCCTTGCCACGGCGACGTTTGGCGTCTTGCTGACCGCCACGTGGTTCGCATGGCGATACACGCTGCACGTCCGTTCGGCGCTTGCCGCGAAACGGTTTGAGCAGAGGGCGGCCGAGATCACCGCGGACTTGGATCAGCGGCTGAAGCTGTATGTGAGCCTGTTGCAGGGCGTTCAAGGGTTGTATGCCGCGAGCCGGTCGGTGGAGCGCGATGAATTCGTGACGTATGTGAACCGGGTCAACCAGATCGCGCCCTACCCAGGGGCGGTTGGGATCCGCTTCGTTGAACGCGTGCCGGCCGATGCGGTCGACGCATTCATCCAGCGAGTGCGAACCGACACCAGCGTGCATGCGGAGGGCTACCCGGAGTTTCAGATCCACCCGCCTGGCCAGCGGGAAGAATACTACGTGAACACGTACCTCTACCCGATGAACCAGGGTGACTCGGCGCTGGGCTTCGATATTCGCACCGAGGCCTCTCGCAGAGAGGCGTGCGAGCGAGCCAGAGATAGCGGCGAACTCAGCGCCACCGGGCGGATGATCTTCTCGCAGGATCAGGGCAAGCCAGAGTCGAGTATTCGGCTGGTCTTGCCGATCTACCGCAACGGGGTGCCGCACGGCACGCCGGAGCAGCGGCGAGCCGCGCTGCAAGGGTTTGTCACATCGGTGATCCATGCGCAGGCCCTGGTGGCCGAGGCGGTCAGGATCAGGGCCCTGGCGCCGGAATGGGACGTTGAAATCTTCGATGGCGCGCTGCTCGATGGCGAGCATCGGTTGTATGACGTTCATCCGGCGACCGAGGCGGCGCGCCCCATCGCAGGCGGCTTGCAGCGGGCAACGACCGTGGGGGTGGGCGGACGGACATGGACCCTGATCTTTGCCACTCCATCGCGGCCGGAACTGCCCCGCCTTGAGGAGTTCCTCCCCTGGATGGTGTTGGGAATCGGAGCGCTGTTAAGCGGGCTGGTATCGATGCTGGTCCACGTCCTGACCACGGCCAAAAACCGCGCCGCGGCCTTGGCCGAACGGATGACGGCGAATCTTCGCCAAACCGCCAACGCCTTGCAGGCGGTGGTGCAGGCCTCGCCTGTCGCCATCCTGTCCATGAATGCGCAGGGCGAGGTCCTAACGTGGAACCCTGCGGCGGAGCGCTTGTTCGGGTGGAGCGAGCAGGAGGTTGTTGGCAAGCTCGTGCCGATCGTGCCCGAGGGTCGCCAGGAGGATTTCCGTACGGTGATGCAAGAGGAACTGGCCGGCACGGGCCACGCGCTTGAGCGGCCGTGCCTGCGCAAGGACGGTTCACTGGTGGAGGTGAGCGTCTTGGCCGCGCCGCTGCGGAATGCGAACGGGGCGATCATCGGCGTGCTGTCGCTGCTCACCGACATCACCGAGCGCAAGCGCTCCGAAGAGCAATTGCGCCAGGCGAACGTGGACTTGCTGAAGCGGGAACGGGCGGTGCTCAATGTGCTGGCGGATTTGAAAAACTCCCACGAGCGCTTGCAGATGGCGCAAACACAGCTCATCCAGGCCGAGAAGATGAGCGTGGTGGGGCGGCTGGCCAGCGGGATCGCCCATGAGGTGAAAAATCCGCTGCAGGTCATCACGCAAGGGGTCGACTATCTCCAGGGCGAATTGCCGTCAGACGACAGGCGGTATGCCGAGGCGATTCACCTGATCAGAGACGCGGTCATCCGGGCGGATCGGATCGTCCGCGAGCTCTTAAGCTACTCCCGCCCCTCGCGCCTTCAGCTCTCCCCGGTGGCCCTCCATGCGTTGGTGTCAAAATCGCTTGAGCTCCTCGGCCGCCAAGCCGCCGTCGGCAACGTGCAGATCCTCATCGAGGTGCCTGAGACGCTGCCGATGGTGATGCTGGATGACAACCAAATGCAGCAAGTCTTCATCAATCTCATCGTCAACGCCCTTCACGCCATGCCGGCCGGAGGGACCTTGACGATCCGCGCTGCTGAGCGGCTGTTGGCGGCTGATGATCCGCTCACCCGCCTAAGGCTGGGAGAGTTTCAAGCGGGCGAGCGCGTAGTGGTGTGCGAGGTGCAGGATACCGGCATCGGCATCCCGGAGGACGCGCTGAGCAAAGTCTTCGACCCATTTTTCACCACCAAGCCGCCCGAAGAAGGCACAGGGTTGGGGTTGTCCATCAGCCGGGCGATCATCGAGCACCACCGCGGGGCCATTGTTTTGCGCAGTGCGCCCGGGCAGGGGACCACCGTGGCGATGGCGTTTCACATCTAA
- a CDS encoding cellobiose phosphorylase has product MSALSTDHTATISRCYVPLANEGGALSWTSPTLQGGLALSHHEYLTPPLTAEDLPHTLIRRNCWIVEPRKTPWSAATAANRTIDMGPGWFQLATRTSRFTVTITLWCPADRPEPIELMRITVTNTSARPLRFMPYAAIPMFCRSADHARDHRHVTVLLHRMRIIPHGVMVKPVMSFDERGHRPNRTLYTVLAFGPRGQAPTDVWAREEDFLGPCGTFVSPAAVWQQQRAPRYRQKDLGGREAIGAFRFSSCRLAPGASTHYLLLSGISRDPDRPRRWTRWAKHPASAARSLRATQAFWQEQSRRVCFSTADRALNGWLSWVNIQPVLRRLYGNSFLPQFDYGRGGRGWRDLWQDGLALLLSDPAAVKPMLLHNIGGVRIDGSNATIIGRDGRFIADRNHIPRTWMDHGAWPTHAILRYLDHTGDLRFLLEPRAYFRDPQLFRCRRRDEGWTEAYGFQLRTRRGNIFRGSVLQHLLVQHLTAFFNVGEHNVCRLEGADWNDGLDMAAERGESVAFTSLYAWNLQRLARLAERLRARGIAALDVPEELLLLLDRLPRGARVNYASSSAKRRRLEAYLQRVSRDVSGRTARVPLADLARDLTQKHDDLARRIQRQEWVTAKGEGWFNGYYDNAGRRVEGVRDGRVRMTLTGQVFPIMSGIATDEQVDRAIRAVNRFLRDPRRGGIRLNTNFGVPQPSLGRAFAFAYGEKENGAIFSHMAVMYAYALYVRRKPQAGREVWHALYRLANAPAAKLLPGLPEYFNAEGRGMYGYLTGSASWLIDLLLTQVYGVRGEDGHLVLDPQLTREDFGNRRELAVECTFAQHRLLIRYHASPHRVGASSMVQEIRVEGKRLRCVRRPTGGARIDRGLLERLHAKHPLALQVTLSSSHS; this is encoded by the coding sequence ATGTCAGCGCTGAGCACCGATCATACGGCCACCATCAGCCGTTGCTATGTCCCTCTTGCCAACGAAGGGGGCGCGTTGTCCTGGACCTCACCGACGCTGCAAGGCGGGCTGGCCCTCAGCCATCATGAGTATCTGACCCCGCCTCTGACGGCGGAAGACCTGCCGCATACGCTGATTCGGCGGAATTGTTGGATTGTTGAGCCTCGGAAGACTCCATGGTCGGCCGCCACAGCCGCCAACCGCACCATCGATATGGGCCCTGGATGGTTTCAGCTCGCCACACGGACATCACGCTTTACGGTCACCATCACGTTATGGTGCCCAGCCGACAGGCCTGAACCGATTGAGCTGATGCGCATCACCGTGACCAACACTTCCGCGCGGCCGCTGCGATTCATGCCGTATGCCGCCATCCCGATGTTTTGCCGCTCGGCCGATCACGCGCGCGATCACCGGCATGTGACGGTGCTGCTCCACCGAATGCGCATCATCCCGCATGGCGTCATGGTGAAACCGGTGATGTCGTTTGATGAGCGGGGACACCGGCCGAATCGCACCCTGTACACGGTCTTGGCCTTCGGACCGCGGGGCCAAGCACCGACGGACGTCTGGGCGCGCGAGGAAGATTTTCTTGGGCCGTGCGGAACATTCGTGTCACCCGCCGCGGTCTGGCAGCAGCAGCGCGCCCCTCGGTATCGTCAAAAAGACCTGGGCGGCCGCGAGGCGATCGGGGCGTTCCGCTTCTCCTCCTGCCGGCTGGCCCCGGGTGCCAGCACTCACTACCTGCTGCTGTCCGGGATTTCCCGCGATCCGGACAGGCCGCGCCGATGGACCCGTTGGGCCAAACACCCAGCGTCGGCGGCGCGCTCCCTTCGCGCCACGCAGGCCTTCTGGCAAGAGCAGTCGCGCCGCGTGTGCTTTTCAACCGCAGATCGAGCGCTCAACGGCTGGCTCTCCTGGGTGAATATCCAACCGGTCCTGCGCCGGCTCTACGGCAATTCTTTCCTTCCGCAATTTGACTATGGCCGCGGCGGGCGCGGCTGGCGGGATTTGTGGCAAGATGGGTTGGCCTTGCTGCTGTCTGATCCGGCGGCGGTCAAGCCGATGCTGTTGCACAATATCGGCGGGGTGCGGATTGACGGCTCCAACGCCACCATTATTGGGCGCGACGGCCGCTTCATCGCCGACCGCAATCATATTCCTCGCACCTGGATGGATCATGGGGCGTGGCCGACCCACGCGATCCTGCGCTATCTTGATCACACCGGCGATCTTCGATTCCTGCTGGAGCCGCGAGCCTATTTCCGCGACCCGCAGCTGTTCCGCTGCCGGAGGCGCGATGAGGGATGGACCGAAGCGTACGGATTTCAATTGCGCACGCGGCGCGGAAACATCTTCCGCGGGTCGGTGCTGCAGCATCTGCTGGTCCAGCACCTGACCGCGTTTTTCAACGTCGGCGAGCACAATGTCTGCCGCCTGGAGGGCGCGGATTGGAACGATGGGCTGGACATGGCGGCCGAACGAGGAGAATCGGTGGCCTTCACCTCGTTGTACGCGTGGAACCTGCAGCGGCTGGCACGGCTCGCCGAGCGGCTGCGCGCGCGAGGCATCGCCGCCCTCGACGTGCCGGAGGAGCTGTTGCTGTTGCTGGACCGGCTGCCGCGAGGAGCGCGCGTCAACTACGCCAGCTCGTCCGCGAAACGCCGGCGCCTTGAGGCCTATCTTCAACGCGTGAGCCGCGACGTGTCCGGGCGCACGGCGCGCGTGCCTCTCGCGGATCTCGCGCGCGACCTGACACAGAAACATGACGACCTCGCGCGAAGGATCCAGCGGCAGGAGTGGGTCACCGCGAAGGGCGAGGGCTGGTTCAACGGCTACTACGATAACGCCGGCCGCCGCGTTGAGGGTGTGAGGGATGGGCGGGTAAGGATGACGCTGACCGGCCAGGTGTTTCCGATCATGTCCGGCATCGCCACCGATGAGCAGGTCGATCGCGCCATCCGCGCCGTCAATCGCTTTCTGCGCGATCCGCGGCGCGGAGGCATTCGGCTCAACACCAATTTCGGAGTACCACAGCCGTCGTTGGGGCGGGCGTTTGCGTTCGCCTACGGCGAGAAGGAAAATGGCGCCATCTTCAGCCACATGGCGGTGATGTACGCGTATGCGTTGTACGTGCGGCGAAAGCCCCAGGCGGGACGCGAGGTCTGGCACGCGCTGTATCGTCTCGCGAATGCGCCGGCGGCGAAGCTGTTGCCCGGCCTGCCGGAATATTTCAATGCCGAAGGTCGCGGGATGTACGGGTATCTGACCGGCTCAGCCTCATGGCTGATCGACCTGCTGCTGACCCAAGTCTACGGCGTGCGAGGCGAGGACGGCCATCTCGTCTTGGATCCGCAGCTGACCCGCGAAGATTTCGGCAACCGCCGTGAGCTCGCCGTCGAATGCACGTTCGCCCAACACCGGCTGCTGATCCGCTACCACGCTTCTCCGCATCGCGTTGGAGCATCATCGATGGTCCAGGAGATTCGCGTGGAGGGCAAGCGCCTTCGCTGCGTTCGGCGGCCCACAGGAGGCGCGCGCATCGATCGCGGCCTGCTTGAACGGCTCCACGCCAAACACCCCCTGGCGCTGCAAGTCACGCTCTCTTCGTCTCACTCTTGA